AGCACCAGCACAAATACGAACGAGGCACAGGAGAAGGTAAATCGCAATCGCCGATCTTCAGGTGgtgagaaggggaagacgatgtcagGAGACGTCTATGGGATAAGTcacgatgagatgaggaggggTCAGTCCACAGTCATTTTGTGGTTGGAGACGGGATTGACTGACTGGGTGACATTGACGTGGGTACATGCAGAACGACGGCCAaacgagacgatgaagaagaaagggttCCTGAGTCGGATATTCAGCTGTACATGTGTGAGTCGACTGACAtgacgagagagaaaaTTTCTGGGCTGTGCTGATACATACTGTCGCATACTGTCCAGTTCGAATTCGAGTGAGTTTTGACACCGTCCACTTCTCTCATGCCTCAGATCTTGGTCTTGACATTCCCGCCAGACTGACTGATTGGCTCCCACCCACCTACCCTAGTGACAGCGACCCAGTCCGCAAATATCGATCGAAATACGAAGCGAGATACGGCCAACAGCCGTCCGACCAGCCAACCGACACGATCCCGTCCTCTGGTCCAGGTACGATGACGGGCGTTCATTGAGGTGTGGCGATGAatcgtcgaggaggactGTGTATGTGGTAGGGGTGAGACTAGTCCGTTGTATATTTAATGCCAAGATCATGCCTGCTGTTTGTGCTATAAAAAGCAACGACATGATGATTCCCGGCCAGGCGGGCCTGCCTATCGATCACATATGTTCAACCAAAGGGCACCGCTGAAACAACAGACCCCTCTGGGAGTGTATGTATGAATAGGTTATGTTCACCCTGCCTCGAGCAACATGCATACTTCCAGTCACACATCTGTGATAGAGATAGATGCCACCTGCTCGCAATCTCGATCCACTCCAGCTCATACACCATGTCCGATCCAGCTCCAACTGTCCAGGTCCAGCCCAGtagacagagagagatgcGTGGAGCGTATCTTCTCACTACTGTGTCTCAAACTCAACtgaccactcacactcactcttggTAAACCTCCCGTCTCTGGTCCCATCCTCGTTCAACCAACCTACACTCTCAGCACGCGAACTCGTCAGAGAATCAACGATGATCGAGGCGAAGACGACGTTTCCGTGTTCACCTTCTCCGAATCGAATCTGGGACGGCCGATGGATGGTGTGaacttgtgagtgattgcGGTACTCAGtctggatgagatgactTCACTGAAACCCTTGGGCATTGAGTGTAATGTTGGTAAGCGTGGCGATGGAGGGTGAGCACGATGTGGTGTTTGCTCGATATCTAGCTGGAAATGACCCCGTGATCGCTTTCGGTCGGCTGTCCTCTGACCTGAATTCACGTCCGTCGTTGACTATGCCCGTAATCTTGTACCCATCAGAGTGCAGAGTGCTGAGCCGATCTGCGAAGATACCACAGCGCCGACATCCCGCCATCGCGAAACCAACGTCTCCCATTCCAATCGACCATGGTCGCACATGGCACCTTCGCCACAGACCCCCAGGACGGGGTACGACCCAGGACAAGGAGCGTTCCAGCCGTACGTTGCAATGCCGTAACCCGGTGCACAAGAGCCATCGACAGAGGCAACGGGACAACGCTGGGTAGGAGGGTGAGGACGTTTGTGTTCGGCTAATTTGTAATGTAGAACAGGGGGAGGATTGGATTTCTAAAAAGCGGTCGTGTGACACCGTGGAAAAGGCAGACCAAATACAGCTACAGCATCAATCCTTCTTCGTGGATACCAAGGTGGAATAATCTGACGACGGTCGGTGTCACGACAACAGCACAAGAATCATCAGAAGCTGGCTGTCCCCTCGCTCCAGTAAGTCTGCATCTTTGGCAGTACCGGCAACTCCCGCGTCAGCCCCAGTGACACCTTCGACATCTATACAGTGCATTATGCTTCAGATCCATCGTCCCATGGTACCAACATTCTACTTCTTCCCTGTGTTCTACCAAGACTACCCCCTTCTCGCCTAGAACAACCTCGAAAACccgctctccttctcatatctctcctcttcctcgtcctcctcatcttcagtGTGCCACTTCTTCGCTCGGTCCACAGCCCTCTCCCACCctttgatcttcttggctCTCTCTTTCACGTCGATCTCAGGTTCGAAGGTGTGTACGCCGGCAGTGTTCACCTCGGAAAGGGTCTCTGGCTTGGTCAAGTCCCAGCCGAACAAACCCAAGGCATGAGCGGCGAGGAGCGCGGAACCAAGAGCGGTGGACTCTCGCATCGATGGACGAGCGACATTGAAACCGCCAATCTGTGGCAAAGTCAGCGGGCTGTCATGCACATATATGGTGGATCCACTCACGTTGGCCTGCAATTGCATCGCCAGATCCGAGTTGGTCACACCACCATCCACCTTCAACGTCTCCAGTTTCGTCCCGCTCTCCTTTTCGATGACATCCAAAACAGCTCTCGTCTGGAAGCAAACCGCTTCGAGGGTGGCTCGAGCGATGTGCGCAGAAGTAGTGTAGGCAGTGAGACCGATGATCGTTCCGGATGCCTCACGGTCCCAGTATCTGCACGATTCTCTGTCAGACAATGGCTTGAGGGAAAACCACATCACTCACGGTGCAAGCAGACCAGAGAAGGCTGTGACAAAGTAGACGCCACCAGTGTCGGCCACAGAACCCGCGAGAATGTCCATCTCTGACGATTCTTCTATCAATTCCATTTGATCTCGAAGCCTGAGTAGGGTAAGCGGAGGTAGTCATCATGATAAAGTCAGGTACCCACCATTTGATAGCTGATCCGGCAACAGCGATCGACCCTTCCAAGGCGTATACCGGAGTGGCATCGGGACCCGCCTGGAATGCGATGGTCGAAATCAAACCATAGTCACTCCTGACAATCTCATTTCCCGtgttgaagaggacgaaagCACCGGTACCATAGGTACACTTTGCCTCACCTTTCTTCAGACACTTGTTACCGACCAGAGCAGCCTGTTGATCACCGATGATACCAGCGATGGGCACACCTGTGAGCGGGGTGTCGAGGTGTTTTGAAATGTTGCCGTAGACCTCGGCGGATGAGACGATCTTGGGAAGGACAGAAGGTCGGATACCGAAGAAACGCAAGAGAGGGGGGTGCCATTGCAGAGTCTTGAGGGAGATCAGGAGGGTTCGCGATGCGTTGGTGACGTCCATAATGTGAAGACCGCCTTTCTCACGTCCGGTAAGAGCCTGTGGAGGGGGGGGTGGGCAGGTCAGCGTGGCTCGAATAAAAAAAAAAAGGCAAGACTCACGTAGACGAGCCAAGTATCTACGGTCCCAAACATCATGTCATCCGCCTCGTGTGCGTCACGGACAGCCTTCTGATGATCCAGCATCCATCGAAGTTTGATAGCGGAGAAATAGGTAGATAGAGGGAGACCGGTGCTTTTGATAACGTAAGCTCAAAGGCGGATTGGTGCACCagaccacactcacacatcCACCAGCccctccttgcccttccgCCGTCTCTTGGAGCCAGCTTCCTTGCCCCTCCCCGCGAAGCCGAGACCCTCCATAGCTTTGTTGATGGTACCAGCGACCGTAGCTGTTGTATCCACAACGCCACCCTTTTCGGCAAATGCAGCACCGTCCCCCCCAGTGCCAATCTCGACGTCTTTTTGCACCCCATGCaaatcctcctcctcgtcgtcgatctcgagtccttcctcatccagcttcttctcgtacTCCCGAACCACACCGAGGGTCCTCGCGTCATCCCACACAATAGCGTTGCAGAGGGGTTTACCGGTGGAGCGAGACCAACAAACGGTGGTTTCACGTTGATTTGTGATGCCTGCGTGGTGTCAGTAGATAGGTCACCATGTGAGTAGCCCAGCACGCTCACCGATACCCTTGATACTAGTCCTTGACCAACCCATCCACTCGAGCTTCTCTACAGCTTTTTGGATAACGTCGGTCATGGCACTGACCAAAGCCTCAGGGTCGTGTTCGTGCCAACCAGCATGAGGGAGGATCTGCTCGAACTCAGCTTGGTGTTCTGCGATGATCTTGGCTCGTTTGTCGAAAATGATGAAACGGGTAGAGCTGCGGTGGTGTCAGTGGTGGACTGGCTCTATCATAGCTACCAGGTAGACTCACGTGGTACCACAGTCCAAACTACCAATGAACTGACCGTTCCTAAGCTCTCTAATACCGTCGAGGGCACTGAACCCGGCTGCACCTTCGAAGTAAGATCTCGGTGCCGAGGTGAAGTCATTGGCGAGAGGCAGAGTAGGGGAACCGGCTCGAGAGAGTACAGAGGGAGTCGCAGGACCCGAGTaatcctccctcctcattGGTCGAGGACCGGAAGCCATGGAGGAACGTCGCGAACGAGATATGTAGGAGCCGGGACCTTGTGATTGTGCGTTCTGGTTCAGAGAAGGTCGGCGAGACAGCGAAGCAGTTTCCGAAGGTCTCCGTGCCATGGGCTGGACAATGGAGTTTCGTCGAGATACTGCGGGAGACGTAGCCGGGGAAGTCTCGAAGACAGGAGTGAAGTTCCCTGGTCCGGTCGGGGTGGAACCTCCTGTCGCgagaggcgaagaggtcTTGACCGTCGACATGGCAAGATCAGGCGCGCGTGACATGGTggatgtgtgtgtgtgtgggAGTTTCTGTTGACAATGGAGGATGGGTTtagagagaagaaaggagttATCAAGGAGATGTATGAAGAAAAGTCGAGGTGGATAGCTGTGGAAGCACCAGGGTTCCTGCTTGTGTAAAGGAgcagtactcgtactcgTAGTGATAGCAATAGAAAAAAACAAGCCTAATAGAATCAATCTCAGGGGGGGCACGATTCGCTCAAAGTACGTACCACGTCATCGGCATCGCGGCCCGGTGGGGAAACGCCCAGTGAACCCACATTTCGGACCCACAAGCGCAGTTTTAATCGCTCGGTCCGCCCCTGAAGCCGAATATAACCTATGTGAGCCTGATAACAGCAGTTCAACCGAAAGCAGGTCTCAGGCTCAGGTAGCGTGTTCAGGGGATGTCTGCCACGCTACTCACCGCGGCCCCTTTGGCCATGTTTTCTAAAGCAGACCAAAACACGTCTCGCAACTCTGGAGTAGCAGTCATCGTCAGATCCCGCTCAATCAACCGCCGCCGACGATGCCACCGAGGACATCACGGTCACCGTATGGCGTATCACCGAAACAGAAATGGTCTTCGAGACAACATTCCATATCACAACCGTCGAGTAGcttccccctctcctcgGTAGGCATGTTACCGCACGGTTCGGTTCCACGTCCGATCAGACGGCCAAAGAAGATTTTgtatctcctcttcatcttcttccttctgtATTGGTTCGGTATACGACATGGGCTGGGGATAGAGAGAATACCGCCGCCGCCGTTGGGTTTCGCGGTgaagggagggagacgGGGAAGGAAATCGATAGTGTCATGGGGCGACACTGGCATGGCGACGTTGACGAGCGCTCAACCAGGTGTGAAAGCCGAACATCCTATATACGAGCTGATGGAGCGTGCCGAGAGTCAGTGGACAACGATGCTCGCTTCGCAGTCGACAACGCTGCTAGCCGCCGTCGCAGAGTACAAGAGACGATATCACATGGCCCCTCCCACAGGTTTCGATGTGTGGTTTGCGTTCTGTCAGAAACACGGCATCAGAATCGTGGACGACTACGATCAACTCATGCGGGATCTGCTGCCCCACCATGCACTGGAACCGGCGACCTTCCTCGCCAGGAGTAAAGCCCTGGAAGGTACCTCTTTCACGTACACTTTGGACATCGGGAAGGATCAAGTGGATCTCACTGGGGAAAGAATAAACAGTGCGAGACCGAAACATCTTCGAAATCTGATAGCGGGTTTCAAGGACGATTTGCCGGAGGGTTTCTACCTGCGAGTGACGGGAAGCGACCACGATACAGGAAGTGTGGTGCTTGGCAAGGATCAGAGACAGCGGGCAATGGAGTTGGTCAAGCGAGGAGAGCGTGAGTGcggcgagatcgaagcCAAGCTGACCCGTCGTAGATTTCCAGGAGGCTGAATTGAAAGAGCTGGAGAACCCGAACAGAACACCGGCGTGGGGCTGGTTTGTGAGTAACGGGGGATTCAACTAGTCATTCCCGCTGACTTGCCCGACCACAACCACAGAAAGCATGCCCTCTCGATTCCCCTGCTAACATTCGACCTGGTGCTGAGAATGCGACCGAGGACGTACTTCGTAAGTCATCGAAGGCGACCATCGCTGCTGACACTCAGCCAAATCATTCATCTTCGACCACCTCCCCGCCATGGACTTCTGTGACCACCCCGAGCTCAAGCGTCTGCATGGAGCCATGTCGGTCGACTATGCCCAGCGTTCCCCATCCATCCTCAAACCCGTTCTCGTTTTGTCCAAGTTCCCCGGCGACGCGAGTTTTCAGACGACCCCGATGGAAGCGTACATGAACATCACCCAGGACGATGTTCCATTCCTCGGCGTTTGGGGTGACAAGACCGACAACAGACTGTTTTGGAGAGGATCGACGACGGGCGGTTATGGAGGGCAGCGTGACTGGAAAGAAAGCCACAGAATGCGTCTGCACCTCATGATCAATGGTCCAAAAGGAGGTGATTCATGGTGGGATCAGCAGCTGCGAGAAGTCATAATACCAGATGGCGAGTCTGGATTCAAGGTCgtgagaagatgggagagggtTCTCAGCAAGGCATACGCGGATGTCAAATTGTCGGGACAGCCTGTGCAGGTGGGTCCACGATGTCTGAAACGTTCGCTGACCCGTGTCAGTGCCCTTCTGCCGAGGTGTGCAAACAGGTCGCCAAGACTATTGAATTTGGTCAGAAGGTATGGCCAGAGCAAGCAGCCGCTTTCAAGTACAATCTCGATGTGGATGGCAACGGATGGTCATCCCGATTCCACAGGCTGTTAAGCACTGGCAGTCCGGTGATCAAATTCACCATGTTCCCAGAATGGCATATGGTGAGTGGCTTGTGTACATTTGTCTCGATCGAGCTAACGGTTCGATAGCAATGGCTGAGTGGGTGTAGATCCGTTTCTGTGGGGACATACTAACACCCTCACAGCGCCGTGGTACCATTATATCCCCTTGAAGCCCGACTATTCCGATCTATACGACATTATGGCGTTCTTCGTGGGACCAGTCGACGAAGCGGGTAACGTTGACACGACCAAGGGGCACGATGTGGGTTGTCATTGTGTCTACTAAGAAACACCGCGCTGATATTTCCGCAGCGTCTCGCTCAGAAGATTGGTGAAGCGGGCCAAAGATTCGCACTCGATCATTGGTCATGGGTTGACATGCAAGcatatgtgagtgtgactATACGTGACAAGAAACTCATGGCTGACGCCAAGAGTAGACATTCCGATTATTGTTAGAACTGCAACGGTTGCATTCATTAGATAGAGACATGATGAGTTACAAGGATCCAGAGGGACGTGCCGCATAGAACGGTATTGGATTGTTTCTTTTCGGGTGAAACGGGCACGGGCACGGACCGGGATTCTTCAGACCATATGCATATAACCaactcatcatcatcaagggTGATAATGAGACAAAACGTATATCACACCGGTTGAGTCTACTGTGATGGTGTGATGGGACATGATTGAATCCAGTTGCAATCCTCAGTTGCACGCTTGACTCATACGACGTGCAATCAAGGTTCGACCTCATGACGTACCACCACAAATGAGCTTTAGACCTGAGCGGGAGTTATCAGCGGTGATGTCGAGAGTGACTTTGGTGCGGGCGCCACgcggggggggggggaaaTGCAGAACGAGGTCTAGAACCTGGCGTAACGCGATAAGGGATTGCTCATGTACCACAGAGGTACCTGCATATATTTTGCGAGTAGCATTTCGCCTCGCGGCTGTGGTCGGGAAGTGTGTGTTTATCTCAAAGGGAAGCATATCGGAAGATATCACTGATGTGCTTTGTGCATGCTGGAATGGATGAATGAACGATAATGCTCCGTGGAACCAAGGGGAAGCACGATAAGGGTTTGTTTAAACATCCTCGTGGTATAAACCTCGTTTTTTTCCTATTTTTACCCTTATCGTGCCtgagggtgaagaagcatggcggtgagagagagggagggataCGAGTATCATCCGGCTatagcagcagcagcagcaccAGTAGTAACGTTCTCGGGAGAAGGATTGCGTGTATGGGTCCAGCTCAGCTCTCCCTCGTCTCGACCAATCTATCAATCCTATCAGTCGATCAGTCGATCAATCTCCATCGATATCTCCACTTCTCGTCCCTCTTACATCACCCCCAAACATATCACCGGGTCTGACATTACTagggtgaaggagaagggagaaagagagaaacAGAAACAGAAACGatcatcccttctttcGACTTGAACGACGAACAGAAGACTGAAACGAGCCGCGGGTCATTCCGATTACCAACCAGGGAACGGCTCGATTAGCAACAAACCTTGGTAGAACCGcatccattcatccattcatccattcatccattcatccatccatccatcaaCCAGGTGATAGCGACAGGTCACATCCACCTTGATTCCAGACGGTCATAGCGGCGGACGACGGACGGGAAGGTGAGAAAGGGTCTTCTAGAACACGCACGCATATAcacaggtgagtgatctaCCCGTTCTTAGCAATCATACACATACATCCTTTGACTCAGAGTCGGAATTGGTTGCGTCCATGTGTCAGTCCCAATCTCACAAACAGCTGATCATCCGAGCCGTTCAGTAAATTTGCCTTTGACATCCTGTCAATTCCGAGCCCGTTCTCATTTACGACTCTCGCATTATCTTCGTACCATCTGTCAAGTGGTATCCTATACTTGCGAGTCGACTTGACGAAGACCAATAGGGACctctgtgagtgattcaTATACTGGTAGCGATATTCTTCCCACAACACCTTTCGTCGCTCTTACTACTTGGCCTGCACCCGTCCTGTTCTTCGGTCGGGAGTACGGAGATATCCACTCCGTGCAGAGCGTTCGGCGTAAAGGCATATAAGACCTTGCGCTTGTCCTCGCCACCCTATCTACTGCTCTCAAAGGCTTGACAGTGTCTGACGCTCCCTCCGTGCTCCGGCATATCCCTCGTCTCCTATCCTATGCTATGCCATGTCAATTTCCATCGTTACCACACGCAGCACTCTTCCTGCCCCCTCTATGCCGCTTGCTTGAACTCCGCTGACATGTCCGAAACACACCCAATCATCGTCCCCTTTCGAACACTGCTTATCCACCCTCCCAGACGCACCCGCAGCGCAGGTCACTGTACACAAGCTGCGACTGGGCCCAGTCACAAGCCATATCACTCCCTTTGAGACCTCGCCCACGTATCCCGCTTGGACCCATCGCCATGTCATACCAATGGCAACCTCcaggagtgagtgacggTCATTCCCATATggaccaagctgaccaaGGCACAGTACGATGCGCAACAATACAGCGATGCGCCGCATCAGACCGAAGACGAAAAACCTCTAGGCCAAGGCATGCTGGACTTGATAGGAGTGCCGCAACCCACCCTTCCTTATACAGCCCCCGGTACCAACGGCTTTCAAAACGGCGGAATGTACAGCTACAGACCCGCACTTGCGCTCGACACGACCGGCTCCGGCTACCTCCCACCCCAAGCTCCCACGACCTATCCCTACAACCCCACTCCTGGTCTCCTCCCTGACATGGGTTCGAACAACGATAACGATGTGATGACGCCTCAATTCGCTTACCAATACAACAACTACCAGACTTATCCCCAGTATGTCGCAGGTGACTACACGCACGCAAATGATAAATACCCCCCACCTCCATTGTTCAACTCATACCAACCCGTCGCTGCAGAGTCCAGCAACAACTACTATCAGCCCTCGCAACAGCAGGGCACCATTTCACCCTCACAGCTCGGTCAAGATCAGACGCTCAAGCCCACCAAAAGCTTCAGCGACTTGCTCATGGGCAGTCGCgaatcgtcgtcgtcgtcgagctcgaccgAAGGCGCTCATGACAACTGGAATGGCAATGTGCTTGATGACTGGGCCCGACCGTTGAGTCGAGCGCTTCTCAATGATCAACTGAGTCGTCCGTCTTCCGCCATCGACTTCGCCCCGCCCGCGCCAAAGTCCACTACCAATAgtacactcacctccaacgGCACATACGTCAATCCCGCGCCGACTTTTTCAACCACTGCGCCCTCTCCCGAAGCCATTGACTCGGCCATGAAGGAGTATGTCAACTCGTACAATCGTCTCGCGTATGGCGAAAGGAAGATCGTCGTCATGAGTCCGAAAGTCGGTCAGAAAAGTTACGGAACGGAGAAGAGGTTCCTgtgtcctcatcctcagGCCAGTCTGATCGGCGGTGCATGGTGGCAGAAATCCCCCGATGGATGCATCGTGTCTCCCGTCCAACCACCGCGAGTCAACATCAGTCTCACCGGCGAGCAACCCGTCAAAGACGCTATGGTCAGCTGGACTAACGTCGCCGGGCAATGCCTGGACGACAAGATCAATACGAAGGCGATGACATCTGGCGACGACCCTTTCCTCGGCAACGTGG
This sequence is a window from Kwoniella newhampshirensis strain CBS 13917 chromosome 5, whole genome shotgun sequence. Protein-coding genes within it:
- a CDS encoding glycerol kinase, with amino-acid sequence MSRAPDLAMSTVKTSSPLATGGSTPTGPGNFTPVFETSPATSPAVSRRNSIVQPMARRPSETASLSRRPSLNQNAQSQGPGSYISRSRRSSMASGPRPMRREDYSGPATPSVLSRAGSPTLPLANDFTSAPRSYFEGAAGFSALDGIRELRNGQFIGSLDCGTTSTRFIIFDKRAKIIAEHQAEFEQILPHAGWHEHDPEALVSAMTDVIQKAVEKLEWMGWSRTSIKGIGITNQRETTVCWSRSTGKPLCNAIVWDDARTLGVVREYEKKLDEEGLEIDDEEEDLHGVQKDVEIGTGGDGAAFAEKGGVVDTTATVAGTINKAMEGLGFAGRGKEAGSKRRRKGKEGLVDVTGLPLSTYFSAIKLRWMLDHQKAVRDAHEADDMMFGTVDTWLVYALTGREKGGLHIMDVTNASRTLLISLKTLQWHPPLLRFFGIRPSVLPKIVSSAEVYGNISKHLDTPLTGVPIAGIIGDQQAALVGNKCLKKGEAKCTYGTGAFVLFNTGNEIVRSDYGLISTIAFQAGPDATPVYALEGSIAVAGSAIKWLRDQMELIEESSEMDILAGSVADTGGVYFVTAFSGLLAPYWDREASGTIIGLTAYTTSAHIARATLEAVCFQTRAVLDVIEKESGTKLETLKVDGGVTNSDLAMQLQANIGGFNVARPSMRESTALGSALLAAHALGLFGWDLTKPETLSEVNTAGVHTFEPEIDVKERAKKIKGWERAVDRAKKWHTEDEEDEEEERYEKESGFSRLF